One stretch of Amycolatopsis tolypomycina DNA includes these proteins:
- a CDS encoding thiamine-phosphate kinase, with protein MSPNDGTVAETGEFALIRAVTEGRRQPPGTLLGPGDDAAVVAAPDGRVVAGTDVLVQGVHFRLDWSTPEHVGRKAVAVNLADIAAMGATPTTVLVGLACPPDTPREVVIGLADGMWAEAERAGVGVSGGDMVRADQLVISVTALGDLGDREPVTRSGARPGDVVAVNGRLGWAAAGLAVLGRGFRSPVGVVNAQRCPEPPYEAGPRAALAGATAMIDVSDGLLADLGHIGEASSVGIDVRTGDLDIPARLTEVGAALGADPLDWVLTGGEDHALAATFPPFTELPDGWRVIGVVTMPESGITVDGKPFSREAGWTHWR; from the coding sequence GTGTCACCGAACGACGGAACGGTCGCCGAGACCGGCGAGTTCGCGCTCATCCGAGCCGTCACCGAAGGACGGCGCCAGCCGCCGGGCACGCTGCTCGGCCCGGGCGACGACGCCGCCGTCGTCGCGGCCCCGGACGGCCGCGTGGTCGCCGGCACCGACGTCCTCGTCCAGGGTGTCCACTTCCGCCTGGACTGGTCCACGCCCGAGCACGTCGGGCGCAAGGCCGTCGCGGTCAACCTCGCCGACATCGCGGCCATGGGCGCCACGCCGACCACCGTCCTGGTCGGGCTCGCCTGCCCGCCCGACACCCCGCGCGAAGTCGTCATCGGGCTGGCCGACGGCATGTGGGCCGAGGCCGAGCGCGCCGGTGTCGGCGTCTCCGGCGGCGACATGGTCCGCGCCGACCAGCTCGTGATCAGCGTCACGGCGCTCGGCGACCTCGGTGACCGCGAGCCGGTGACGCGCTCGGGCGCCCGGCCGGGTGACGTCGTCGCCGTCAACGGGCGGCTCGGCTGGGCCGCGGCCGGCCTGGCCGTGCTCGGCCGCGGCTTCCGGTCCCCGGTCGGCGTCGTCAACGCCCAGCGCTGTCCGGAACCGCCCTACGAAGCCGGGCCGCGCGCCGCGCTCGCCGGGGCCACGGCCATGATCGACGTCTCCGACGGCCTGCTCGCCGACCTCGGCCACATCGGCGAGGCCTCCAGCGTCGGCATCGACGTCCGCACCGGCGACCTCGACATCCCCGCCCGGCTCACCGAGGTCGGCGCCGCCCTCGGCGCGGACCCCCTGGACTGGGTCCTCACCGGCGGCGAGGACCACGCGCTGGCGGCCACGTTCCCGCCCTTCACCGAGCTGCCCGACGGCTGGCGCGTGATCGGCGTCGTCACCATGCCCGAGTCCGGGATCACCGTCGACGGGAAACCGTTTTCGCGAGAAGCCGGATGGACGCACTGGCGCTGA
- a CDS encoding GNAT family N-acetyltransferase, which translates to MRIVPVPYDHPDAAKLMAAVQQVYVERYGSEDATPMSPADFDPPEGLFLVGYQGDEAVACGAWRAHDGPAPDFQDGDAEFKRMYVADSARGRGFARMILSELERTAALCGRKRAVLETGTKQPEAIALYTSSGYVEIPKFGVYKDEPDSRCFGKDLTSV; encoded by the coding sequence GTGAGAATCGTTCCGGTCCCCTACGACCACCCCGACGCGGCCAAGCTCATGGCCGCGGTGCAGCAGGTGTACGTCGAGCGCTACGGCAGCGAGGACGCCACCCCGATGAGCCCCGCGGACTTCGACCCGCCGGAGGGCCTGTTCCTGGTCGGCTACCAGGGCGACGAAGCGGTCGCCTGCGGGGCGTGGCGCGCCCACGACGGCCCCGCGCCCGACTTCCAGGACGGCGACGCCGAGTTCAAGCGCATGTACGTCGCGGATTCCGCCCGCGGCCGCGGCTTCGCGCGGATGATCCTGTCCGAGCTGGAACGCACGGCGGCGCTGTGCGGCCGCAAGCGCGCGGTCCTGGAGACCGGGACCAAGCAGCCGGAGGCGATCGCGCTCTACACGTCGTCGGGCTACGTCGAGATCCCCAAGTTCGGCGTCTACAAGGACGAGCCGGACAGCCGCTGCTTCGGCAAGGACCTCACCTCGGTGTGA